In Nocardia asteroides, the following proteins share a genomic window:
- a CDS encoding MFS transporter, translating to MAFALLAEYKLAALLLLPAMGFFGFGATPGLQMRVLDHAADAPTLASSANIAAFNVGNFLGVWLSGLAIGAGLGWVSPLWVGAGIAATGLVVLLAATRAGRTTPAAEPVAV from the coding sequence GTGGCCTTCGCGCTACTGGCCGAGTACAAGCTCGCCGCGCTGCTGTTGCTGCCCGCCATGGGCTTCTTCGGCTTCGGCGCGACGCCGGGTCTGCAGATGCGCGTCCTCGACCACGCCGCCGACGCGCCGACCCTGGCGTCCTCGGCCAATATCGCGGCCTTCAATGTGGGCAATTTCCTCGGCGTCTGGCTCTCGGGCCTGGCGATCGGCGCGGGACTGGGCTGGGTCTCGCCGCTGTGGGTCGGCGCGGGCATCGCCGCGACGGGCCTGGTGGTGCTGCTGGCCGCGACTCGGGCCGGGCGGACCACGCCGGCTGCCGAGCCCGTCGCGGTCTGA